In a genomic window of uncultured Flavobacterium sp.:
- the ahcY gene encoding adenosylhomocysteinase, with amino-acid sequence MSTTTTPYVAFKVKDISLAAWGRKEIELAEAEMPGLMALRAEYKDEQPLAGARIAGCLHMTIQTAVLIETLIALGAEVTWSSCNIFSTQDQAAAAIAAAGIQVYAWKGLDEQSFDWCIEQTLFFGEDRKPLNMILDDGGDLTNMVIDRFPELVPGIKGLSEETTTGVHRLYERVKAGTLPMPAININDSVTKSKFDNKYGCKESAVDAVRRATDLMLAGKRVIVCGYGDVGKGTAASFRGAGSIVTVTEIDPICALQAAMDGYEVKKLNTVIANADIIITTTGNKDIVLGEHFEQMKDKTVVCNIGHFDNEIDMAWLNKNHGASKIEIKPQVDKYTIAGKDIIILAEGRLVNLGCATGHPSFVMSNSFTNQTLAQIELWKNSAAYNNDVYMLPKHLDEKVAALHLAKLGVELETLRDDQAAYIGVPVEGPFKPEYYRY; translated from the coding sequence ATGAGTACTACAACTACGCCTTATGTGGCTTTCAAAGTAAAAGACATTTCTCTAGCGGCTTGGGGAAGAAAAGAAATTGAATTAGCTGAAGCTGAAATGCCAGGTTTAATGGCGCTTCGTGCTGAATATAAAGATGAACAACCTCTTGCAGGTGCTCGTATCGCAGGATGTTTACACATGACGATTCAAACTGCTGTTTTGATCGAAACTTTAATTGCTCTTGGTGCAGAGGTTACTTGGTCTTCTTGTAACATTTTCTCTACTCAGGATCAGGCTGCTGCTGCTATTGCTGCTGCTGGAATTCAGGTTTATGCTTGGAAAGGTCTTGATGAGCAATCATTTGACTGGTGTATTGAGCAAACTTTATTCTTTGGTGAAGACAGAAAACCATTGAACATGATTCTTGATGATGGTGGGGATTTAACTAACATGGTTATTGACCGTTTCCCAGAATTGGTTCCTGGAATCAAAGGATTGTCTGAAGAAACTACAACTGGAGTTCACAGACTTTACGAAAGAGTAAAAGCCGGAACTTTACCAATGCCAGCAATCAACATTAACGATTCTGTTACTAAATCTAAATTTGATAACAAATACGGTTGTAAAGAATCTGCTGTAGATGCTGTACGTCGTGCAACTGACTTAATGTTAGCTGGAAAAAGAGTTATCGTTTGTGGATATGGTGATGTTGGAAAAGGAACTGCTGCTTCTTTCAGAGGTGCAGGATCTATTGTAACTGTTACTGAAATTGACCCAATTTGTGCTTTACAAGCTGCAATGGACGGTTACGAAGTTAAAAAATTAAACACTGTAATTGCTAATGCTGATATCATCATTACAACTACAGGAAATAAAGATATCGTTCTTGGAGAGCACTTCGAGCAAATGAAAGACAAAACTGTTGTTTGTAACATCGGACACTTTGATAACGAAATTGATATGGCTTGGTTGAACAAAAACCACGGTGCATCTAAAATCGAAATCAAACCACAAGTTGACAAATATACTATCGCTGGAAAAGATATCATCATTCTTGCTGAAGGTCGTTTAGTTAACCTTGGTTGTGCTACAGGTCACCCAAGTTTTGTAATGAGTAACTCATTTACAAACCAAACTTTGGCACAAATCGAATTATGGAAAAACAGCGCTGCTTACAACAATGACGTTTACATGTTACCAAAACATTTAGATGAAAAAGTTGCTGCTTTGCACTTAGCTAAATTAGGAGTTGAATTGGAAACTTTACGTGACGATCAAGCTGCTTACATTGGTGTTCCAGTTGAAGGTCCATTCAAACCAGAATACTACAGATACTAG
- a CDS encoding group III truncated hemoglobin encodes MRKQIENRADVSFLVHQFYAKIRADEEIGFYFNTMIKDWDAHLEKLTDFWETNLFAVKKYKGNPHAVHNEVDAHFEGKITSNEFGIWLNYWAQTLDEHFEGENVETLKRRARKMGTFLFVSMFEHRKKMSEASLENLN; translated from the coding sequence ATGAGAAAACAAATAGAAAATAGAGCTGATGTTTCTTTTTTAGTGCATCAGTTCTATGCTAAAATAAGAGCCGATGAAGAAATTGGTTTTTATTTTAATACCATGATTAAAGATTGGGACGCGCATCTTGAAAAGCTAACAGATTTTTGGGAAACCAATTTGTTTGCAGTAAAAAAATACAAAGGCAATCCGCATGCCGTACACAATGAAGTTGATGCTCATTTTGAAGGTAAAATCACTTCGAATGAATTTGGAATCTGGCTAAATTATTGGGCTCAGACTTTGGACGAGCATTTTGAAGGCGAAAATGTAGAAACACTAAAAAGACGTGCCCGAAAAATGGGAACTTTTTTATTTGTGAGCATGTTTGAACATCGCAAGAAAATGAGTGAAGCTTCTTTAGAAAATTTAAATTAA
- a CDS encoding geranylgeranylglyceryl/heptaprenylglyceryl phosphate synthase, translating into MQKKLLNIHQQILEAKRDGQKLLAILLDPDKIVWENLEHLLQKINQSPATHIFVGGSIVESTILEDLIAQLKQNTNLPVVIFPGNPSQISPQADAILFLSLLSGRNPDYLIEYQVQAAPILKKTNLEVISTGYILIESGNETAVARVSKTKPLNRENFDLALATAQAGEMLGNKLIYLEAGSGAKNAVPLKMIELITQNIKIPVIVGGGIVDLHGIQNAYNAGADLVVIGTAFENDSHFFESK; encoded by the coding sequence ATGCAGAAGAAATTACTCAATATACATCAGCAAATTTTAGAAGCTAAAAGAGATGGACAAAAATTATTGGCCATACTTTTGGATCCCGATAAAATTGTTTGGGAAAATTTAGAACATTTATTACAGAAGATAAATCAATCTCCTGCAACACATATTTTTGTTGGAGGAAGCATTGTTGAATCCACAATTTTAGAAGATTTAATTGCACAATTAAAACAAAACACAAATCTGCCCGTTGTGATATTTCCGGGAAATCCGTCGCAGATTTCACCTCAGGCCGATGCTATTTTGTTCTTGTCTTTATTGTCTGGACGTAATCCGGATTATCTAATAGAATATCAGGTTCAGGCAGCGCCAATTCTTAAAAAAACAAACCTTGAAGTAATTTCGACAGGTTACATTTTAATCGAAAGCGGAAATGAAACCGCCGTTGCACGTGTAAGTAAAACGAAACCATTAAATAGAGAAAACTTCGATTTGGCTTTGGCAACTGCACAAGCTGGCGAAATGTTAGGAAATAAATTAATCTATTTGGAAGCGGGAAGCGGAGCAAAGAATGCAGTTCCGCTGAAAATGATAGAGTTAATTACGCAAAACATTAAAATTCCTGTAATTGTTGGAGGAGGAATTGTAGATTTGCACGGAATTCAAAATGCGTACAACGCTGGTGCAGATTTAGTAGTTATTGGAACTGCTTTTGAAAACGACAGCCATTTTTTTGAATCAAAATAA
- the pnuC gene encoding nicotinamide riboside transporter PnuC — protein MIDFFLDSYKNAPLWHIALEFLVFVCGILSVWFAKKENIWVYPTGLIATVISVYLLYIAGYIGDMIINGYFSIMSIYGWYVWAKGGTTEDNLPITRTNFNEKIIGILLFFVTIFVVFGIYKYFDYEIKKDNYVDMISSGIFFAGMWYMARKKIENWTLWIIGDIIVVPLYAYRGLGMLSLQYLIFTILAISAYLEWRKILDSKKQLS, from the coding sequence ATGATTGATTTTTTTCTAGATAGTTATAAAAATGCTCCATTGTGGCACATTGCTTTAGAATTTTTGGTTTTTGTTTGTGGAATTTTAAGCGTTTGGTTTGCTAAAAAAGAAAATATCTGGGTATATCCTACAGGTTTAATCGCCACAGTAATCTCCGTATATCTCTTATATATTGCAGGTTATATTGGAGATATGATTATCAATGGATATTTCTCAATTATGAGTATTTATGGTTGGTATGTATGGGCAAAAGGCGGAACAACTGAGGATAATTTACCGATTACAAGAACGAATTTTAATGAAAAAATCATCGGAATATTACTTTTCTTTGTAACTATTTTCGTAGTTTTCGGGATTTACAAATACTTCGATTACGAAATCAAAAAAGATAATTATGTCGATATGATTTCGTCAGGAATATTTTTTGCAGGAATGTGGTACATGGCCAGGAAAAAGATCGAAAACTGGACACTTTGGATCATTGGCGACATTATTGTAGTGCCTCTTTATGCTTATCGTGGCTTAGGGATGTTGTCATTACAGTATTTAATTTTTACAATTTTGGCTATTTCAGCTTATTTAGAATGGAGAAAAATCTTAGACAGCAAAAAACAGCTATCATAA
- a CDS encoding 4'-phosphopantetheinyl transferase superfamily protein, with protein MPLFQTIQFNETTKILVWQITESFEELLSKVVLKEKTQLRLNGMKSQMHQRAFLSVRMLIQEMGFTDHELHYDEFGKPYFDCHNYISITHSHDFAAIIISDETVGIDMELQREKILRIADKFVDTENSYLSKNSETQNIADYIRELTVIWGAKEAIFKIRNEKGISFKDHIRIDAFSLDEKQTEASLHFNDLVIEFDVHYEEIKSSTSGHDFTLVYAFEK; from the coding sequence ATGCCTTTATTTCAAACCATACAATTCAACGAAACTACCAAAATCTTAGTTTGGCAAATAACTGAATCTTTCGAAGAGTTATTGAGCAAGGTAGTTTTAAAAGAAAAAACACAACTTCGCCTAAACGGAATGAAGTCACAAATGCACCAGCGTGCTTTTTTGAGTGTTCGTATGTTGATACAGGAAATGGGTTTTACAGATCATGAATTGCATTATGACGAGTTTGGGAAACCTTATTTTGATTGTCATAATTATATTTCGATCACACATTCGCATGATTTTGCAGCGATTATAATAAGTGACGAAACCGTAGGAATCGACATGGAATTGCAACGCGAAAAAATTCTTAGAATCGCCGATAAATTTGTCGATACAGAAAATAGTTATTTATCCAAAAACTCCGAAACTCAAAATATAGCAGATTATATCAGAGAACTTACCGTAATCTGGGGCGCAAAAGAAGCGATCTTTAAAATCAGAAACGAAAAAGGAATCAGCTTTAAAGATCACATTCGGATCGATGCTTTTTCATTAGATGAAAAACAAACTGAAGCCAGTCTTCATTTTAATGATTTGGTAATAGAATTTGATGTGCATTATGAAGAAATAAAATCGAGTACTTCCGGACACGATTTTACATTGGTTTATGCCTTTGAGAAGTAG
- a CDS encoding multidrug efflux SMR transporter, producing MKNFFFLGIAIIFEIIATSALKKSEQFTQLIPTIVTIVGYFAAFYFLSFAIRTIPVGIAYAIWSGVGIVLITIIGAVFFKQIPDLPAIIGLALIMIGVVVINVFSKTTAH from the coding sequence ATGAAAAACTTCTTCTTTTTAGGAATTGCCATTATATTCGAAATCATTGCGACTTCGGCATTAAAAAAATCAGAACAGTTTACACAACTTATTCCCACCATCGTTACGATTGTGGGATATTTTGCTGCGTTTTACTTTTTGAGTTTTGCTATTAGAACCATTCCCGTTGGGATTGCTTATGCGATTTGGTCCGGAGTTGGGATTGTTTTAATTACAATTATTGGCGCTGTATTCTTCAAACAAATTCCGGATTTACCAGCCATAATTGGATTAGCCTTAATTATGATTGGAGTTGTTGTAATCAATGTTTTTTCTAAAACCACAGCGCATTAA
- the arfB gene encoding alternative ribosome rescue aminoacyl-tRNA hydrolase ArfB, with translation MDIEKIISELTFKAVRSSGAGGQNVNKVSSKVVLTFDLNASQALSEEEKLLLLTNISSRLTTENILILNCDEDRSQLKNKDIVVKRFLEIIKKGLFVPKVRKATKIPKSVIKKRIKDKKNISERKQSRRKPDLE, from the coding sequence ATGGATATCGAAAAAATCATATCAGAGTTAACTTTTAAAGCTGTTAGAAGTAGTGGCGCAGGCGGGCAAAACGTGAATAAAGTATCATCGAAAGTAGTTTTGACTTTTGATTTGAATGCTTCACAAGCTTTGTCTGAAGAAGAGAAATTACTTTTATTAACTAATATTTCGTCTCGTTTAACAACTGAAAATATTCTGATTTTAAATTGTGATGAAGACAGAAGTCAACTTAAAAATAAAGATATTGTTGTAAAACGTTTTTTAGAAATCATCAAAAAAGGATTGTTTGTTCCTAAAGTTCGTAAAGCAACTAAGATTCCGAAATCTGTTATTAAAAAACGAATCAAAGACAAAAAGAATATTTCTGAAAGAAAGCAATCGCGCAGAAAACCAGATTTAGAATAA
- a CDS encoding patatin-like phospholipase family protein produces MKKTTCLIVFLFLLSLPQIIFSQEKKPKVVLVLSGGGAKGIAHIPLLQKLDSLHIVPDLIVGNSMGSVIGGLYAMGYSGDSIEKLTKSINWDKLLGGGQSLKSVSVEEKREFQRYLVGIGVKDKRLNSIGSLLNDQNLREYLSVLTYPVYNIRDFDSLPIPFRAMATDLSEGKEVILSKGSLAYAMRASMSLPAIFKPMSYEKTVLVDGGVLNNFPTDVAKQMGADIIIGSDVGGGLEPIGKLNNVITILTQTSMFPSNIKNPANRKLCDILVDHLPNLRYSTADFTDSGEIYKDGKIATNENLPALIALSEKLKAYPQRIHELPQMSSEIILDTIVYKNISPDNLPLVLGRINLKTHVKYTTKDLIAGINRAMGTNLFDEITYNYFIKDGDKLGVTIFGHERAKNQLNTSVHYDTYRGVGIIFNYTARNILAKASRLLFTVDIAEQPKARINYQKNFGKNRDWWWSSELYGALLREEIYLNGKASDNVLYNSLEFNNEMNRNLNSLKSYFGYGINYHYSTLKPKYDREYNPNSPNISNYHSNTIEINIHYAYNDMDKVFFAENGTIIKTNITRSLLSDVYTSFNDPDQTTISGKTNGYTKFGFTFEKRALLKKKITGIIGFDSYFIFADKFKDNQIPITDFGYTSKYFLGGIIPSSGSNRFSFAGLHEDELNVSQFIGLRLASQINLMGKIYLTPHFNMATVGFQTFDKYIDKTFSPKGNWDDGFDPSLVISGGAAISYQSILGPIHFDTSWINNIDKVRLFFSVGLSLNP; encoded by the coding sequence TTGAAAAAAACAACTTGTTTAATCGTCTTCTTATTTTTATTAAGTCTCCCGCAGATTATTTTTTCTCAGGAAAAAAAACCTAAAGTCGTATTAGTATTAAGCGGCGGTGGAGCAAAAGGAATTGCACATATTCCGCTATTGCAAAAACTCGATTCATTGCACATTGTCCCCGATCTTATTGTTGGAAATAGTATGGGAAGCGTTATAGGCGGTTTGTACGCAATGGGATATTCTGGTGATAGTATTGAAAAATTAACTAAAAGCATAAATTGGGATAAATTACTTGGCGGAGGCCAGTCCTTAAAATCTGTAAGTGTAGAAGAAAAAAGAGAATTTCAAAGATATTTAGTTGGAATAGGAGTTAAAGACAAAAGACTAAACAGCATTGGTTCCCTTTTAAATGATCAAAATTTAAGAGAATATCTTTCCGTATTAACCTACCCTGTATATAATATTAGAGATTTTGACAGCCTTCCCATTCCTTTTAGAGCAATGGCTACTGATTTGTCCGAAGGAAAAGAGGTTATTTTAAGCAAAGGAAGCTTAGCTTATGCTATGAGAGCAAGTATGTCGCTGCCTGCTATTTTCAAACCTATGTCTTATGAAAAAACAGTATTGGTTGATGGTGGTGTACTAAATAATTTCCCCACAGATGTTGCCAAACAAATGGGCGCCGACATTATTATTGGCAGTGATGTTGGAGGCGGATTAGAACCAATAGGAAAACTGAACAATGTTATAACTATATTGACGCAAACCAGTATGTTTCCGAGTAATATTAAGAACCCGGCAAACCGAAAACTCTGTGATATTTTAGTAGATCACTTGCCTAACTTGCGTTATTCTACTGCTGATTTTACAGATAGCGGCGAAATCTATAAAGACGGTAAAATCGCAACAAACGAAAATCTTCCGGCTTTAATCGCATTATCCGAAAAATTAAAAGCGTATCCACAACGAATTCACGAATTACCGCAAATGTCTTCAGAAATTATTCTTGATACGATTGTTTACAAAAATATCAGTCCGGACAACCTTCCTCTGGTATTAGGAAGAATAAATCTCAAAACACATGTAAAATATACCACCAAAGATTTAATCGCAGGCATTAACAGAGCAATGGGAACTAATCTTTTTGATGAGATCACATACAACTATTTCATCAAAGATGGCGATAAACTTGGAGTTACAATATTTGGACATGAACGTGCCAAAAACCAACTCAATACATCTGTACATTACGACACTTATAGAGGCGTTGGAATCATTTTTAATTACACTGCCAGAAATATTCTTGCCAAAGCATCTCGTCTTCTCTTTACAGTCGATATTGCAGAACAACCAAAAGCACGAATTAATTATCAGAAAAATTTTGGAAAAAACCGGGATTGGTGGTGGTCATCTGAACTTTACGGAGCCTTACTAAGAGAAGAGATTTATTTAAACGGAAAAGCTTCAGATAATGTACTCTATAATTCTCTCGAATTTAATAATGAGATGAATCGAAATTTAAACTCCCTAAAAAGTTATTTCGGTTATGGAATAAACTATCATTACTCCACATTAAAACCAAAATACGATAGAGAATACAATCCTAACTCTCCAAACATTTCTAATTACCATTCAAACACTATAGAAATAAACATACACTATGCTTACAATGATATGGATAAAGTTTTCTTTGCAGAAAACGGAACAATTATAAAAACAAATATAACTCGATCATTGTTATCCGATGTCTACACCTCTTTTAACGATCCGGATCAAACAACTATATCTGGTAAAACCAATGGTTATACAAAATTTGGTTTCACTTTTGAAAAGAGAGCGCTATTAAAAAAGAAGATTACAGGAATTATTGGGTTTGATTCTTATTTTATTTTTGCGGATAAATTTAAAGACAATCAAATTCCAATTACGGATTTTGGTTATACTTCAAAATATTTCTTAGGCGGAATTATACCAAGTTCAGGCAGTAATCGTTTTTCTTTTGCCGGACTACACGAAGACGAACTTAATGTTTCACAATTTATAGGACTAAGACTTGCTTCTCAGATAAATCTTATGGGAAAAATCTATCTAACACCTCATTTTAACATGGCAACTGTGGGGTTTCAAACTTTTGATAAATACATTGATAAGACATTTAGTCCAAAAGGAAATTGGGATGATGGTTTTGATCCCAGCCTTGTAATATCTGGAGGAGCAGCGATTTCTTATCAATCAATTTTAGGTCCTATTCATTTTGATACTTCGTGGATTAATAATATCGACAAAGTGAGATTGTTTTTTAGTGTTGGACTTTCACTTAATCCATAA
- a CDS encoding Crp/Fnr family transcriptional regulator, producing the protein MIAIDLLEKYGALKKFFAKSETIFEEGNLPTHYYQIISGEVKMSNYNDDAREFIQGIFYKEQSFGEPPLFLNQKYPANAIAVEDSEVLLLPKNSFMKLLEENSAISLKIIENLAQRLYYKSVMAAEMSTQEPEHRVLKLIDHGIAYFNFKKDENGYLISFTRQQIGDLTGLRVETVIRTIKALEKKGVLKIINRKVYR; encoded by the coding sequence ATGATTGCAATTGATTTATTGGAAAAATATGGCGCGCTGAAGAAATTTTTCGCTAAAAGCGAAACTATTTTTGAAGAAGGCAATCTTCCAACGCATTATTATCAAATTATTTCCGGTGAAGTAAAAATGAGTAATTATAATGATGACGCCCGCGAGTTTATTCAGGGAATCTTTTATAAAGAACAATCTTTTGGCGAACCGCCTTTGTTCTTAAATCAAAAATATCCTGCAAATGCTATTGCGGTTGAAGATTCTGAAGTTCTTCTTCTTCCTAAAAATAGTTTCATGAAATTATTGGAAGAAAACTCGGCGATTAGCCTCAAAATAATCGAAAATTTAGCACAGCGATTGTATTATAAATCGGTTATGGCAGCCGAAATGTCTACACAAGAACCTGAACATCGTGTCTTGAAATTAATTGATCACGGAATTGCTTATTTTAATTTTAAGAAAGACGAAAATGGTTACCTCATCAGTTTTACGAGACAGCAAATTGGCGATTTGACTGGTTTACGTGTCGAAACCGTGATTAGAACTATAAAAGCTTTGGAGAAAAAAGGCGTTTTGAAGATTATAAACAGGAAAGTATACCGATAA
- a CDS encoding DUF4301 family protein produces the protein MEKNLRQQKTAIIKIALFGPESTGKTTLAKQLAEYYETEWVPEFARDYLQEKWEENQHICVADDMLPIAYGQVALENEKLASAKKYLFSDTNLMVTKVFSEMYYGFCDPLLNEAALEHEYDLFFLTDIDVPWEKDDIRDTADGRETVFSVFKQSLIDAKKPFITLSGNKESRLAKAIAIVDDLSVAKQHGVSSDDFVQIYNHEIPFEKILQQLKIFKNGILKSNLISPAKIKNGILGLSEDEFKEKAAFFDLKKENLKLKKFVPASGAASRMFKFLSAFLNDFDITRETINAYINRKKDSDLSIFIVAMDKFPFFEALDKKLREIYPDFEVLDRDYKNYYFIKTLLSSDYFDFANKPKAVLPFHQYKTHIANPIEEHLNECVYYASSNEVSNLHFTVSEAHQNLFENEVKVLKEKVEKDSGIEINISYSYQNKSTDSITVNDQNEFVRDKNNNLIFRPGGHGALIENLNELDADVIFVKNIDNVIQNHIDKIALYKKALAGVLIKVQQKVFDYLDKIEKQEIKESNLEEIVAFLSKKLNIELGNDFNKFTFENKVNKIKDLLDRPIRVCGMVKNEGEPGGGPFWVMNDKGSISLQIVETSQVDLTNKKQQEILAAATHFNPVDLVCGIKNYKNEKFDLLKFVDPKAGFIVEKSVDGKLVKSYELPGLWNGAMANWLTIFVAVPLITFNPVKTVNDLLKPAHQPQ, from the coding sequence ATGGAGAAAAATCTTAGACAGCAAAAAACAGCTATCATAAAAATTGCTTTATTTGGACCTGAAAGTACAGGAAAAACTACATTAGCAAAACAACTTGCAGAATATTATGAAACCGAATGGGTTCCTGAATTTGCACGTGACTATTTGCAGGAAAAATGGGAAGAGAATCAACATATTTGTGTTGCAGATGATATGTTGCCTATCGCATACGGACAAGTTGCATTAGAAAATGAAAAACTTGCATCAGCAAAAAAGTATTTGTTTTCTGATACTAATTTAATGGTTACCAAAGTCTTTTCTGAAATGTATTATGGTTTCTGTGATCCGCTTTTAAACGAAGCTGCATTAGAGCATGAATACGATTTGTTTTTTCTTACCGATATCGATGTTCCTTGGGAAAAAGACGATATTAGAGATACTGCAGATGGCAGGGAAACTGTTTTTTCAGTGTTCAAACAATCCTTAATTGATGCTAAAAAGCCTTTTATAACACTTTCCGGAAATAAAGAAAGTCGTTTGGCAAAAGCCATTGCGATTGTAGATGATTTATCGGTTGCAAAACAACATGGCGTTTCGTCTGATGATTTTGTTCAGATATACAATCATGAAATTCCTTTTGAGAAGATTTTACAGCAATTGAAGATTTTTAAAAACGGAATTCTAAAAAGTAACTTAATTAGTCCGGCTAAAATTAAAAACGGAATTCTAGGTTTATCAGAAGATGAGTTTAAAGAAAAAGCTGCTTTTTTTGATTTGAAAAAAGAAAACTTAAAATTAAAGAAATTTGTTCCAGCTTCGGGTGCGGCAAGTAGAATGTTTAAGTTTTTAAGTGCTTTTTTGAATGATTTTGACATTACAAGAGAAACTATAAATGCTTATATCAATAGAAAAAAAGACAGTGATTTGTCTATTTTTATTGTTGCAATGGATAAGTTTCCTTTTTTTGAAGCTCTGGATAAAAAACTTAGAGAAATTTATCCTGATTTTGAAGTATTAGATAGAGATTATAAAAATTACTATTTCATAAAAACATTATTGTCTTCTGATTATTTTGATTTTGCAAATAAACCAAAAGCGGTATTACCATTTCATCAATATAAAACACATATTGCAAATCCAATCGAGGAACATTTGAATGAATGCGTGTATTATGCTTCATCTAATGAGGTTTCGAATTTGCATTTTACAGTTTCAGAAGCACATCAGAATTTGTTTGAAAATGAAGTTAAAGTTCTCAAGGAAAAAGTAGAGAAAGATTCCGGAATTGAAATTAATATTAGTTATTCTTATCAAAATAAAAGTACTGATTCAATTACGGTAAATGATCAAAATGAATTTGTTAGGGATAAAAACAACAATTTAATTTTTAGACCAGGAGGACACGGAGCATTAATTGAAAATTTAAATGAACTTGATGCTGATGTTATCTTTGTAAAAAATATCGATAATGTAATTCAAAATCATATTGATAAAATTGCTTTATATAAAAAAGCTTTAGCGGGTGTTTTGATCAAAGTACAGCAAAAAGTTTTTGATTATTTAGATAAAATAGAAAAGCAAGAAATCAAAGAAAGTAATCTTGAAGAAATCGTTGCCTTTTTATCGAAGAAGTTAAACATCGAATTAGGGAATGATTTTAATAAATTTACTTTTGAAAATAAAGTCAATAAAATTAAAGATTTGTTAGACAGGCCAATTCGCGTTTGTGGAATGGTAAAAAATGAAGGAGAACCTGGAGGAGGACCATTCTGGGTAATGAATGATAAAGGATCAATTTCATTGCAAATTGTAGAAACTTCGCAAGTAGATTTAACGAATAAAAAGCAACAGGAAATTCTGGCTGCAGCAACTCATTTTAATCCGGTTGATTTAGTTTGCGGAATCAAAAATTATAAGAACGAAAAGTTTGATTTGCTAAAATTTGTAGATCCAAAAGCAGGTTTTATTGTCGAAAAAAGTGTTGACGGAAAATTAGTAAAAAGCTATGAATTGCCAGGATTATGGAATGGAGCAATGGCGAATTGGTTAACTATTTTTGTAGCAGTTCCATTAATTACATTTAATCCGGTAAAAACCGTAAACGATTTATTAAAACCAGCTCATCAGCCACAATAA